The following DNA comes from Eriocheir sinensis breed Jianghai 21 chromosome 5, ASM2467909v1, whole genome shotgun sequence.
CTCCTGCGATTAACAGTTATCCTTAACATCAGAACAATACATTAAGCCACACCAAGCCAACCTAACCACCCCtgacccaacctaaccaaaccaaaccaaaccaaactgaCCAAACCAAGTCATACCATACCCAACCCAGCCTAGCCACCACCTAAAtcaacctaaccaaacctccCCTCACCCAAACTCACCAAACCAGGTCATACCATACCCAACCCAGCCTAGCCAccgcctaacccaacctaacctagcctcacccaacccaacctaacctagtctCATCCTAATGTAATACCCAACAAGGGGGTCATTTCTGTCCTGTGCCTAAAAGATATTAACACGAAACTGTATCAAGGCCGCGTCCACCACCCGCCCTCTGTGCCTGACCTCGCCTCGTCTTGCCCGGCCCGTGAATCATAGTGTCCCAAGGCTGTGGTGACCCTGGCCTAGGATATAATTACGTTGGTGGACACCTGTTGACtacggggagggggaagggaaggagtatgtgtaggggtgggggggaaggtgtgtgtgtgtgtgtgtgtgtgtgtgtgtgtgtgctcaataGATTAACTAGCTGACTGTATGattgcctgtgtgcgtgtgtgtttgtgtttgtgtgtgtgtgtgtgtgtgtgtgtgtgtgtgtgtgtgtgtgtgtgtgtgtgtgtgtgtgtgtgtgtgtgtgtgtgtgtgtgtgtgtgtgtgtgtgtgtgtatattttctttcattaattcttcctctctatattccttctatccttctctgctttctttccttcccttttttctttcctactatcTTATTTacgtacctacctacctatctatctatctatctgtctgtctatctatctatctatttcgtgTCTCCCAGATGACAGGTGTAATTACCCCTTTAAATATTATGACATTCAGGTGGATAAGTATTATTGACCTCGTTccttggaggggtggagggaacggagggaaggagggagggagggagggaaggggttgagagagggagagaggaaaggggttgagagaacgagagaggaaatgaggaagagaaagagggaaggaaggggtagaaagagggaaggagggagggaggtagataagagagaaagggagatgggagagacaggagaaaagaaaaaagaatgtgcgagggagagaaagaaagggaaagaaagaggaagaaatgaacgaGAATatgatagagagaaaaggaaatcaggtgaagaggaagagataaagaagagaaaggcgagagattaaaagaaaagagaggaggaagaggaggaggagtaagaaaggagagaaagagaagtaaaagaaattaGTAATGAGAGAATAAGGATAAGACggagattagagaagagaaagggaacggaagggaagggaaggaagggaaggagatatgaGAACCAGGGTAATGGGTAGGGAGGGGAgcgctaagggaagggaagggaggggagggaagggagggaaggggagggaagggtctgGCCAATGAGATGCAGGTAATGTCTAAGGAGGGGCGCACCGAGGCCACTTAGACAGATTAAACCGCGGCGATAAAAGGTTACTCAGGCGGGGGCACCTGCGGCCCGCCACCTGAGGGAGAGGGTGCGGGGATACACCTGTGATGCTGATTATGGCTCTGAACCTGTGGGGCGACCTGTGGGGCTACCTGGCTGTACCTGTGGGGCGACCTGTGTGGCTGCCTGTCTGTACCTATGTGTCTACCTGGCTGTACCTGTGTGGCCACCTGTATTGCTGCCTGTGTGCTGGGTATACCTGCGAGGGCGAAGGCGGGCGTGGCGTGGGGGCACGGGTGATCCATGGGTCGCCGTCCCTGCCCCAGCTGCTGTTGGACAGCCTCGAGGAGGAGGACGCCTCGCCCTCCAGCCGCTGCGCCTCGAACTCCTTACCGCACGCCTCCCCCGGGGCCGACAGCACCCTGATGAGGCCGCGCCTGGGGGCCGAGCCGCCCCGGTGGTTGGGGTGCAGCAGGTCGCCGCGTGGGGCGGGGTACAGCGGCGACCTGGCGCGGGAGGCCTCGGCGACGGGGCGCACCACGATGACCTCATCCTGCGAGAAGGACGAGAACGCGTCGTCTTCCAGCAAGCGCGGCGGGGAGtcgtgcgaggcggggcgcggcaGAGCCAGCGAAGCGGGGCGACGGCGAAACTCCGGCGTGTTACTGCACGACAGGATGTTCTGCAGCCGCAGCAGCTCGGAGTGGCGGCGCGCGTTCCGCAGCCGACGCCGCCCGCGACACACGCCGCCCGAGGAGTGGACGTCGTTCCCCGCGGAGAGGACGTCGCTGCCCGCGGCGCGGCCCACGGAGGCGAGGGCGCCATCAGACCTCACAGAGAGCGGGACGCTGCTGACGCTgccgttgctgctgctgctgacgctgctgctactactactactgctgcgcCTGCTGCTGTTGCCACTGCGGGAGTCGTGGTCGCTGTGGTCGTCATCCTGGGGCGGGGTCGGCGGCAGGTTGCTGGCGGTGGTGTGGGCGGTGCGGGTGTCTGACAGGCCCGCCGAGGAGGGAGAGGCGGCCATGGCGGGGGTGGAGGCCTCGGCGGGCTGGTGGTCCAGGTGGGCGGCGCCGGCCCTGGCCGCCTTGAGGTGTGCCTCGCCCACAATGAGGTGGTTGTCGGGGAAGTCAGGGTCCGGGGAGGCGCTGGAGGCACTCAGCTCCTGCACGTACTTGCGGTACATGGCCCGCGCGGGCCGGGGGCTCTAtgccgcagccgccgccgccgccgccgtttcATCAGGGAGGGCGCGGGGCTGCTTGAACCTCACGTGCTTGGTGTACATGGTGCTGGCGGGCCGCACGCGCCGCCCCCGCCGgcagccccaccccgccccgtgcCACCGCGGGGAGCCGCAGGCCGACGGCGCCGCCTGGCGGGCGAAGGGCGGCGGGGGAGTCCTGCGGGGGTGATGATTGCCGCCGCGGGAGTTGTCTAGTCATGCAGCGCGTGCGGGCTGACACGCGACGCCATGGCGTCCTGGACGGCCGCCACTCAGCGGGCAGCCATCACGTCCGGGCGGGCCAGCACTTGGCACTCTGCGGCGGCTCCCGTGATGCTGCCCGAAGACACGACGCTGGAAATGGCTAACGCGACGAAATGGCGGCCGCTGCAACTCGTGGGACAgcggaagtagtagtagaagtggtaataACAGTGGTAGTTTTggtgtggttgtagtagtagcggtagcggAGGCGGTTGTCGCaatagtggtggtagcggtggtggcggtggtggttgcggCAGGTCGGGGCGGGCCGCTGTGTGTGTCTGGGCTCCGCGTCACACTAACTTGTTCCTTCGCTCTTGTGGTCCTCCCTCGCACCAGGCGCACGCACgccctcgctcgctctctctatttggaccccttcctccctacctcaccccccccaccaccatcaccaccttcctttccctcctacacCTATCCTcctccaaacacacacgcacacacgcacacgcagctCACCTTCCTaccccaccctcttcctcctccttgtcccttccATGACCCTTCATTTTCACGCCTTCGACAGTCATCACGCTATGCTCCTTTATACTCTCCTTTGCATATGTATAATAGCTATAGCAGTgagtggcctcagtgctcattaaCGTAGCCGGGTGCACTTCACCTCATTATTCTTTTAAGTGATTATGCGTCGATCAATTTTCTTCATAATCATCCACACGAGCAGAAAATTAAGAGCAAACTCGCGACATCGGAAAATATGATGAAATTTTCTTTGATGAacgagaaggagcaggaaaacgaagcaggagacgagcaggagaaggaagaagtgaggagcaggaagaagaggaaggagaacaggaaaacagaaaggaaaacaggaaaggaaacaggaaaacaggaaggaaaacaggaaaacaggaaaggaaaagaggaaaacaggaaaggaaaacaggaaaacaagaaatgaaacagaaaaacggaaggaaaacagaaactaagcaggaggaggaaaagagcagaaAATTAAGAGCAAACTCGCGACATCGGAAAATATGATGAAATTTCTTTGATAAACGAGGCGGAAAGTGGATGGATAACCTTTTGTGTGCGGCGGACGTGAGGAGAAACACATGATGAGGGAGCGGACGAGAGGAAGGCGAAGGTGCTTGGGGTGATAACGACGTGGTGGACTGCAggacattggtggtggtggtggtggtggtgatggtgatgactacTTGAGGGGAGAAGATGGATAAGAGGTCACGGATATATGGTGAAAAGAGTAATacagagaatgatgatgatgtttactTGAGCGGAGAAGACGGACTTTCAagagtagggtatcaggacacctctcctcccgaaattgacctctctttcgaccacctcttttgattcttttttaggaccagcgagtagcgggcttttttattattgtttccttttttgtgcccttgagctgtctccttcgttgtaaaaaaaaaaaaagaggtcacgGATAAATGGTGAAGATAGTGAACTAGGTGACCTCAagtagaatgatgatgatgatgatgataataatgaggatgataatgatgatggtgatgatgataatgaggaggaggaggaggaggatttgagcGGTACAGGACTAAGCATTTATAGTATGTGATGAGATtaataaatatatgaagaaaataactcTACGGTGTCAGTAAGCCAGATTTCATTAAAAAAGGTAAGGTGGCTCCGGTGTTCATCTCCGAATCGCTGCCCCTTTTAGCCTGTAGTATGTAAAAACcaatcaccccgggacacaggacacagtttatcttccccaggtttatacccatttatcgaccagcccgaatggGAGGATGAAAAACTGGGTGACCTGTACGCCGACTGCCagggtggggattcgaacctgggcccgaggaaggagcaggaagaagaggaaggaaaacaggaaaggaaacaggaagacagaaaggaaaacaggaaaacaggaaggaaaacaggaaaggaaaacagtaaaggaaacaggaaaacagaaaggaaaacagtaaaggaaacaggaaaacagaaaggaaaacaggaaaacaggaaaggaaaacagtaaaggaaacaggaaaacaggaaaggaaacaggaaaagaaacaggaaaacaggaaaggaaacaggaaaacagggaaggaaacaggaaaacagggaagaaaaacaggaaaacaggaaaggagagcAGGCACGCTGACCACAGGACCACAGAGACCACAAGCaaataacatacacacacacacacacacacacacacacacacacacacacacacacacacacacacacacacacgcaagaaaagacaaaaaaagagagaaaagcagaaCAAGGCTAAAACATATACACGCCttcagagaggaaaacaaagaaggtcATAACACACATTGACacagaggaaaaatatattaaccGGGTCTGCAAGCAAGGGAAGAAACAGGACACGATAAATCACACCTGTTCAACTCAATTAGGAGAGcccaggtgaggtaaggtgaggtaaggtgaggtagcgTTGGGCGAGGTAATCTGTGGCTGAGGACCATTATAAGGGCCGCCCCtcgctccccccaccccaccccaccccgccttAGCTAAAGGTCAAATGGTCCTGTGTGTGACTCCTTTGTACTAGAGCagaaggaacaaaaggagaaagagtaggaggaggaggaaaaagcacaaaaagaagaagaggaagaagaaaagaagaggagaggttgtAGGTTATGGTGTATAATGATAatgtatgtagatagatagacagctagataaatagataaatagatgggtagatagacagagataagtagatagataaagataaatggatggatagtagtagtagtagtagtagtagtagtagtagtagtagtagtagtagtagtagtagtagtagtagtagtagtagtagtagtagtagtagtagtagtagtagtagtagtagtagtagtagtagtagtagtagtagtagtagtagtagtagtagtagtagtagtagtagtagtagtaatagcagtggaAGCAGTAGTTGCAACCCTTGACATGAGTTGATTATTACCACAATCGATAAACCTTATTACGTACATAccgtcccgtgtgtgtgtgtgtgtgtgtgtgtgtgtgtgtgtgtgtgtgtgtgtgtgtgtgtattaaatgaTGGCCTAGCAAGATAAGgctaataatagaaaaataatagacaTTCCCTAAATTAATTGCCTTCACCTTGGCGtgcaacaaataataataataataataataataataataataataataataataataataataataataataataataataataataataataataataataataataataataataataataataataataataataaaatagcagAAATTCATAAGTTAGTTCTCCCTGtccatttaatctctctctctctctctctctctctctctctctctctctctctctctctctctctctctctctctctctctctctctctctctctctctctctctctctctctctccctctctctctctctctcactctctctctctctctctctctctctctctctctctctctctctctctctctctctctctctctctctctctctctctctctctcttcataattcctcttcatcccttattctttcattctcttccaccctttctttctccccttcctgcacctttccctccctttcatttccttccctctctctatatctctctttcctctctctttccctcctctctctccgtccttcccttcatgctatcctctcccactccttcacttcctctctctctttttccgcccttcgttctccttcccctcctctcctttcctaaatacccttccctccttctcccttcgctctctttccctcccctcaaccccctctccgtccctccctcggtgttctcttcctcctcaatcccctgtccctccctccctccctcggtctCCTTCCGCCAGTCTCGCGCTCGATCGCTAAACGTCTCCCTGCCGTCATGAGTTTGCCGCATAAAGGCGCGGGAGTGACGCCGCGGCCACCTGCCCGTGACGCGACGCTGTCCCGCCCACTGGTAATTGTTGCCGCCGCCCAGGACCCAGAGCCACGCGGCCTTGTTgatagagctgtgtgtgtgtgtgtgtgtgtgtgtgtgtgtgtgtgtgtgtgtgtgtgtgtgtgtgtgtgtgtgtgtgtgtgtgtgtgtgtgtttacgttttttATGGCACAGAAGGTCAAAGTCATCCACATGCATTCCCTTCACGTGTTCAAATCGTCtcagaatacatttttttctctctctttaaagcGAAGGAACCAGCTCAAGGAAATAACAGAATAATGGACTTGCtatcatacacacatacattcatacactacatatacacatacacatacgctCATTCAAAGTCCTATTTACGCTGTTATCATCATTTGTCTAAACAGTCTCGGAGTATcacctgtctttctctttattttttcagtacacgaggcagctcaagggagagACAAAATATTAGTCTTGCATTCATAGAGTCTGTTCACGAAGTCATCCTCGCTCAATGTCATCACATGTCAAAACTATCTTATGTTCCTTTAATTTTTACAGCAcacgaggcagctcaagggaaagacTAAATTGTGGTCTTGCTTTCATTTACTCTGTTCACGAAATCGTCCTTGCTCAATCTCATCACGTGTCTAAACTATCTTGTGTTCCTCTAATGTTTACAGCAcacgaggcagctcaagggaaacacTAATAAGTTGTGTCTTGTCCTCATTTACTCTGTTCACGAAATCTCCCTTGCTCAATCTCATCACATGTCAAAACTATCTTGTGTTCCTCTAATTTTTACAGCAcacgaggcagctcaagggaaggaCTAAGTTGTGGTCTTGCCCTAAATTACTTTGTTCACGAAGTCACTCTTGCTCAATCTCATCACAAGTCAAAGCTATCTTGTGTTCCTCTAATTTTTACAGCAcacgaggcagctcaagggaaggaCTAAGTTGTGGTCTTGCCCTAAATTACTTTGTTCACGAAGTCACTCTTGTTCAATCTCATCACAAGTCAAAACTATCTTGTGTTCCTCTAATTTTTACAGCAcacgaggcagctcaagggaaagacGTAGTTGTGGTCTTACTCTGATCACGATTGCTCATTCTCCTCACGTGTCCAAACCACCTCAGCATACCAAGCTTCTATTTACCAACAGCCAAGGATATTTCTCAAGGTCGAAGCAGAGACAGATAAAAATCGACACGTTATGGCATTTCTCTTATAAACAGAGACCGGGAGGAggcaaagaataaaaaagagcatTACATATTCTAGCCATTTTGACGTTATGTAATacgcaaggaagaaaggagaaagagagaaagaaagagagagaaggaaggaaagaatgaagagagagagagagagagagagagagagagagagagagagagagagagagagagagagagagagagagagagagagagagagagagagagagagagagagagagagagagagagagagagagagagagagagagagagagagagagagagagagagagagagagaaatatattacTACAGATACTAAATTCCAGGAAACATGTACATTCCCAGTTATTCTTAGTCCGTGTGAAAATTCCTATAAATCATCTAAACTGTGTCCTGTGTCATTCTTCACTTCCCTTGATCTGTGTCCTTTGAGGTGAGAAATTAAAATGCATTCCTGGCAAGCCTTAGCTCTGGTGACATTGCTAAAGTgttggtaataatagtaatggcgTTGGTGTTTTCTGAGTATTTATCTAAATATTAATCTTTTCCTTTGATATGTCACCTTcactatgaaaaaatatatattcctggTAATTCATATTTCTTATTAACATCTGCACAGAACCTTTAGagttaccgggctttttttttttttttttttgacagcgAGCTTCAttttagggaggcggtggccgagtggtcagcgcaaggccgtggtgagcccgaggacctagattcgagtcccaccgaaacacactgacaattttcacccatcgccgagtgtctgaagattactcacatgctgcccagaccttcaagcAACCCTAACTTCAACGAcgtcgttcaagtggagcaccggggggcagcatgggccaagcaagggtTATACACCACGGCAGACACTGTAAACAAAATTCGTCTGCGCCACAAACGGGATGGGGCCGTCCAAGGAACCCCCTcaagcagcacctaaaaaaaaatagcgatctttgttttcattcctaATTCCCTTGGCATTTGTACAGGATCGTTTTTTCGCCGTAGATTAATTTCctttgctatataaaaaaaagaacttaTAGAGTAGAGTGTTCCGAGCGTGACTCCTTCGCCGTGACAAAAGTGCCTCCCCTTAATCGTCCTTATCTAACATGCCATCAGCGAGGGTTCCAAATGGAGAAATTCACGTAGGAGTTTATAAAGAGTAGGATCTGGCAACACCTGTGACGTCACGATGTAGGATCAATTAGAGGGAacaaaggtgaggggaaagggaacaaagggagaaggaggaggaggaggaggaggaggagggaaggtgagggaaaaaagGTTAAGAGTCAAAGGAGATTAGAAGAATGGAATGGAGGTAAGaagtaatggagggagagaaggaaagagataaggaggagaagagagaaggagagggaggaaagaagaaagaatagagggaaaagggaagaaagggagggaaaataggaaatagagataaaaagaaaggaggagaagaaagaaataaagataatgagaaaggaagacaagaaagatataaagattaaaagaaaaaggaagaatagaaagaaagagagagaaagaggaagagaggaactactactactactactactactactactactacaacttttactactaccactactgctactactactactactgctactactactactactactactactactactactattttccaTCACGTTCTTCTTTGTGTTGCAGTcctaagctacacacacacacacgcacgcacacacacacacacacacacacacacacacacacacacacacacacacacacacaaacacacacactgcaccaCCAAGCACGCAGTTTGTATATACCAGACTGGAGGTTCGCTTATTATgttatccctccccctccccccattctctctctctctctctctctcttacacttttctttttttctctcttctttttcactgggtaaggaagaaggaagggaagggaaagggaaggaagggaatgatagggaagggaaaggaaggggaagggaagagaagggaaggggaagggaaggaagaggagatgggttAGAAAAGACAATTAGGTAagtaaggttgttgttgttgttgttgttgttgttgttgttatcgccactgtcattataattattctgctcctcattatttctattttttaacTCCTCCAATTCTTCTTAAGGAACGTACGTACGAGCCACTGCCTTTAGTCACATCGCCTTCTCTTTATCCTCGGCACGACCCTCCCTagccttgaaacacacacacacacacacacacacacacacacacacacacacacacacacacacacacacacacacacaccaaataattATCCATACGTGGtcccagaaaaaaaaactcaacctGTCTTGTGTCTCCTTATTAGCAAGAGATCACGTGACACAAACcaggtagaggaggtggaggaggaggaggaggaggagggcaaaactttctcctttcttcttttcctttccttttatattgaattcatctcttattctttattgaggaggaggaggaggaggaggaggaagaaaaagaagaacaagaacaacaaaaagaacaagaacaagaaaaaaaagaacaagaacgagaagaaaaaagaaataaaaagaagaagaagaagaagtcaaaagTTAAGGGGCGTGCGTGTAATGGGagagtaatgggaggaggaggaggagtaggagtaggagtaggaggaggaggaggaggaggaggcaagggcgTGGCTGCTTGTGACGTCATTAAtatgggtaagggaaggggaaggaggaggggaagcgggggaggaggaggtctatTGCGTCATAACCCtcgctcttcctccacctcctcctcctcctcctcttccttgcccttccatAACTCACGAGATAATTACaagagtgacgtgtgtgtgtgtgtgtgtgtgtgtgtgtgtgtgtgtgtgtgtgtgtgtgtgtgtgtgtgtgtgtgtgtgtgtgtgtgtgtgtgtgtgtgtgtgtgtgtgcaattcagggaaaggggagaggatgggcAGCGAAAACAGCAATTTCCTAACACTGAGTCGTCACGAAGCGGAAGACTTGCCTCGAATTCCTTGGCGGCAGaaacacaagcaaacaaaaagaCTAGCAGACTAATGTAACCAAAAACACGTCCAGATTATAAGCgctgtgaaggagaaagaaggggagactcTGCaatttataaacacacacacacacacacacacacacacacacacacacacacacacacacacacacacacacacacacacacaaacactgataaCAAAACGTGGACggtgaaaaaacaaaacagaataaaaaggagaagcatATTAACGTAAGCATTAACACGTACATTTTATAAGCgctgtgaaggagaaagaaggaaagactctgcaatttataaacacacacacaaacacacacacacaaacactgataaCAAAACGTGgacgataaaaaacaaaacagaaaaaataggAGACAACCAACGTAACCACAAACACTTATTAGAATCATTGTGAGGGAGTCAGAGGGACGATTAAGAAGCGAAAACATCAACTTCCTAACATTGAGTCGCCACGCAGCGGAAGACGCCTCGAATTCCTTGTCGGCAGAAACACAACCAAGCAAAAAGCGTAGCAGAAGAACGTAATCACAAACACATATTAGAGTCATTGTGAGGGACGATTAAGAAGCGAAAACATCAACTTCCTAACACTGAGTCGCCACGCAGCGGAAGACTTGCCTCGAATTCCTTGTCGGCAGAAACACAAGCAAGCAGAAAGCGTAGCAGAAGAACGTAATCACAAACACTTATTAGAGTCATTGTGAGGGACGATTAAGAAGCGAAAACATCAACTTCCTAACACTGAGTCGCCACGCAGCGGAAGGCTTGCCCCGAATTCCTTGTCGGCAGAAACACAAGCAAGCAGAAAGCGTAGCAGAAGAACGCAATCATAAACACGTCCGTACATATTATTAGCGccgtgaagaggaaggggagaaacagTGCAGTacatatacacgcacacacgagCACCAACAGCAATACATCGGCGCTAATAAACAAAACTAtacaaaaagaaaagcaaaacgaaCTTAATCATAAACACGCACATACTATAAGCgacgtgaaggaagggaaggaggaaaagatagatagagaaacagacagacagatagatagatagatagacagatatgatagatagatagatagatagagcgatACACTTACGCAATATCTTTCTGGGAAGttaaaagaagcagaaaagaaaataagtgatAGAGTTTTTCACGTATATATTTCCAGCGCAGTGACATTTGGTAGTAttggaatgtggaaaaaaaaatgctccTATAAA
Coding sequences within:
- the LOC126986189 gene encoding uncharacterized protein LOC126986189; translation: MYRKYVQELSASSASPDPDFPDNHLIVGEAHLKAARAGAAHLDHQPAEASTPAMAASPSSAGLSDTRTAHTTASNLPPTPPQDDDHSDHDSRSGNSSRRSSSSSSSSVSSSSNGSVSSVPLSVRSDGALASVGRAAGSDVLSAGNDVHSSGGVCRGRRRLRNARRHSELLRLQNILSCSNTPEFRRRPASLALPRPASHDSPPRLLEDDAFSSFSQDEVIVVRPVAEASRARSPLYPAPRGDLLHPNHRGGSAPRRGLIRVLSAPGEACGKEFEAQRLEGEASSSSRLSNSSWGRDGDPWITRAPTPRPPSPSQASRRHSAGPSLYSMLCCRAFSSGR